One genomic segment of Oncorhynchus gorbuscha isolate QuinsamMale2020 ecotype Even-year unplaced genomic scaffold, OgorEven_v1.0 Un_scaffold_3745, whole genome shotgun sequence includes these proteins:
- the LOC124028095 gene encoding dolichyl-diphosphooligosaccharide--protein glycosyltransferase subunit STT3B-like, whose product LLSNTHTTCPSLLQLDFRTPPGFDRTRNTEIGNKDIKLKHLEEAFTSEHWLVRIYKVKKEENRDPLVHSPRSSSSSRQKYTSKKTAKRKRGHVKNKLALKKGKKPSNRKSV is encoded by the exons tttactgtcaaacACTCACACCAcctgtccgtctctcctccagTTGGACTTCCGGACGCCGCCGGGTTTCGACCGGACGCGTAACACTGAGATCGGTAACAAGGACATCAAGCTGAAACACCTGGAGGAGGCGTTCACCTCAGAACACTGGCTGGTCCGGATCTACAAGGTCAagaaggaggagaacagggaTCCCCTGGTGCACAGCccccgcagcagcagcagcagcagacaaAAGTACACCTCTAAAAAG ACGGCGAAGAGGAAGCGTGGTCATGTGAAGAACAAACTTGCCCTCAAGAAAGGCAAGAAACCGAGCAACAGGAAATCAGTTTAA